The genomic DNA GGCCGCCAGCGCGGCCAGCCGTTCGCCGAGCGTGCCCTCCGCCGACACCCGGGCCAGCGTGCGGTGGGACCCCCGCCAAGCGGTCAGTCTGCGGTGTCGCTGCTTCTGCTCTTCGGTGAGTGCCATGGGACGATCATCACCCGGACGGCTGACACGGCCCAGCCGTTTTCCACCGCGGGCCCAGCCGTTTTCCACTGCGCCGATTTCCCCTCGGATCCCTCTCGGGCGGCAGAGTTACCCACAGGCTGTGGACAGCCGGAAGGTCACTCGAAACGCTGGCGTAGCATGCAGAGAAGTCGTCCGGTACCCCCCGCGGACTGGAACGGAAGGCCATCGCCGCGTGAATACAACAGCTTCTGAGGAACCCCTCGACGCGAGGGACCGCCCCGCCCGTCTCACCGTCGGGGTCGTCGGCGCGGGCCGGGTCGGCCCCGCGCTCGCCGCCGCGCTCCAGCTCGCCGGGCACCGCCCGGTGGCCGTTTCCGGTGTCTCCGACGCCTCGGTGCGCCGGGCGGCGGCCCTGCTCCCCGACGTACCGCTGGTGCCGCCGGGCGAGGTGCTCGCACGTGCCGAGCTGGTGCTGCTGACCGTCCCCGACGACACCCTTCCCGGCCTCGTCGAGGGCCTGGCCGAGACCGGTGCCGTACGGCCGGGGCAGCTGATCGTCCACACGTCGGGGCGGTACGGGACCAAGGTCCTCGACCCCGCGCTGCGGGCCGGCGCCCTGCCCCTCGCCCTGCACCCGGCGATGACGTTCACCGGCAGTTCCGTCGACGTCCAGCGGCTGGCCGGCTGCTCGTTCGGGGTCACCGCCCCCGGGGAGCTGAGGCTGGCCGCCGAGGCGCTGGTCATCGAGATGGGCGGCGAGCCCGAGTGGATCGCCGAGGAGGCCCGCCCGCTCTATCACGCGGCCCTGGCCCTCGGTGCGAATCACCTGGTCACCCTGGTCGCGGAGGCCATGGAGCTGCTGACGAAGGCCGGGGTCGCCGCCCCCGACCGGATGCTCGGCCCGCTCCTCGGCGCCGCGCTGGACAACGCCCTGCGCTCCGGCGACGCGGCGCTGACCGGACCCGTCGCACGCGGTGACGCGGGCACGGTCGCCGCCCATGTCGAGGAGCTGCGCAGGCACGCCCCGCAGACGGTGGCCGGCTATCTCGCGATGGCCCGTGCCACGGCGGACCGGGCGCTCGCCCACGGCATGCTCAAGCCGGAGCTGGCCGAGGACCTGCTCGGCGTCCTGGCCGACGGTGAGCGCGCACCGGGGGAGGACCGATGAGCACCGCCCCGACCCCGGCACCCGGGCCCACCCCCAAGCCCGGTCCCGTGCCGAAGCCCGGTCCCGTGCCGAAGCCCGGTCCCGCGTCCGCCTCCGCGCGTACCCCCGCGGGCACCTCCGCGTCCGCCCCCGCAGGCGGCGCGGCCCTCCTGCGTACGGCCGCCGAGCTGGACGCCCTCCGCCGCCCGGCCGGTGCCCGGCGCGCGGTCGTCATGACGATGGGCGCTCTCCACGAAGGCCACGCCACCCTGATCCGGGCCGCCCGCGCCGCCGCGGGTCCGGCCGGCCAGGTCGTGGTCACCGTCTTCGTGAACCCGCTCCAGTTCGGTGAGGCGGCCGACCTCGACCGCTACCCACGCACCCTCGACGCCGACCTCGCGCTCGCCGGGCTGTCGGGCGCCGACGCGGTCTTCGCCCCCTCCGTCGACGAGGTCTACCCCGGCGGCGAGCCCCAGGTCCGGATCACCGCGGGCCCCATGGGCGAGCGCCTCGAAGGGGCCGCCCGCCCCGGGCACTTCGACGGCATGCTCACCGTCGTCGCCAAGCTCCTCCACCTCACCCGCCCCGACGAGGCGTTCTTCGGACAGAAGGACGCCCAGCAGCTGGCGCTGATCCGGCGCATGGTGCGCGACCTGAATTTCGGCGTCGGGATCACCGGCGTACCCACCGTGCGCGACCCGGACGGCCTGGCGCTCTCCAGCCGCAACCGCTTCCTCTCCCCGGAGGAACGGCACACCGCTCTCGCCCTGCCGCGCGCCCTGTTCGCGGCCCGGGACAGACTGGCCGCCCAGCAGGCCCTGCACGAGCGCGCACAGGCCACGGCGGCCAGTGCGGACCGGGCCGCCGGGCTCACCGCGCTCGGCGAGTCCCGGGCGGCGGCCGACGCCCAGGCGGTGGCGCTGGCCCGGCCCGGCGGCGGACCCGCCGCCGTGCGGGCCGCCGCACAGCTGGTCCTCGCGGACGCCGCCCGCGAACGGCAGCCGCTCGTCCTGGACTACCTGGCCCTCGTGGACCCGTCGGACTTCACCGAGATCCCCGACGACCGCGGGAGCGGGGAGGCGATCCTCGCCATCGCGGCACGGGTCGGCGCCACCCGCCTGATCGACAACATCCCCTTGACCTTCGGAGCCCTCACGTGACCGGAATACGGCTGACCGCCCCCGCCCCCGGCTGGGCCATCGACGCGGACGTCGTGGTGGTCGGCTCCGGCGTGGCCGGTCTCACCACCGCCCTGCGCTGCGCCGCCGCGGGCCTCGCCACCGTCGTCGTCACCAAGGCCCGCCTCGACGACGGCTCCACGCGCTGGGCCCAGGGCGGCATAGCGGCCGCGCTCGGCGAGGGCGACACCCCCGAGCAGCACCGCGACGACACCCTCGTCGCGGGCGCCGGACTGTGCGACGAGACGGCCGTGCGGACCCTGGTCACCGAGGGCCCCGACGCCGTGCGCCGGCTCATCGGGACGGGCGCCCACTTCGACACCACGGACAGCGGCGACATCGCGCTGACCCGGGAGGGCGGCCACCACCGCCGCCGCATCGCGCACGCGGGCGGCGACGCGACGGGTGCCGAGATCTCCCGCGCCCTGGTCGAGGCGGTCCGCGAGGCCGCCCTGCACACCGTCGAGAACGCCCTGGTCCTGGACCTGATCACCGACGCCGAAGGCCGTACGGCGGGCGTCACCCTGCATGTCATGGGCGAGGGTCAGCACGACGGCGTCGGCGCGGTCCGCGCCCCCGCCGTCGTCCTGGCCACCGGCGGCATGGGCCAGGTCTTCTCCGCTACCACCAACCCCTCGGTCTCCACCGGAGACGGGGTGGCGCTCGCGCTGCGGGCCGGAGCGGAGGTCTCCGACCTCGAATTCGTCCAGTTCCACCCGACCGTGCTCTTCCTCGGCGCCGACTCCGAGGGGCAGCAGCCGCTGGTGTCCGAGGCGGTACGGGGCGAGGGCGCCCATCTCGTCGACGCGTCCGGTACGCGCTTCATGCTCGGGCAGCACGAGCTGGCCGAGCTGGCCCCGCGCGACATCGTCGCCAAGGCCATCACCCGCCAGATGCACCTGCGCGGCACCGAGCA from Streptomyces sp. NBC_00654 includes the following:
- a CDS encoding Rossmann-like and DUF2520 domain-containing protein, with the translated sequence MNTTASEEPLDARDRPARLTVGVVGAGRVGPALAAALQLAGHRPVAVSGVSDASVRRAAALLPDVPLVPPGEVLARAELVLLTVPDDTLPGLVEGLAETGAVRPGQLIVHTSGRYGTKVLDPALRAGALPLALHPAMTFTGSSVDVQRLAGCSFGVTAPGELRLAAEALVIEMGGEPEWIAEEARPLYHAALALGANHLVTLVAEAMELLTKAGVAAPDRMLGPLLGAALDNALRSGDAALTGPVARGDAGTVAAHVEELRRHAPQTVAGYLAMARATADRALAHGMLKPELAEDLLGVLADGERAPGEDR
- the panC gene encoding pantoate--beta-alanine ligase is translated as MSTAPTPAPGPTPKPGPVPKPGPVPKPGPASASARTPAGTSASAPAGGAALLRTAAELDALRRPAGARRAVVMTMGALHEGHATLIRAARAAAGPAGQVVVTVFVNPLQFGEAADLDRYPRTLDADLALAGLSGADAVFAPSVDEVYPGGEPQVRITAGPMGERLEGAARPGHFDGMLTVVAKLLHLTRPDEAFFGQKDAQQLALIRRMVRDLNFGVGITGVPTVRDPDGLALSSRNRFLSPEERHTALALPRALFAARDRLAAQQALHERAQATAASADRAAGLTALGESRAAADAQAVALARPGGGPAAVRAAAQLVLADAARERQPLVLDYLALVDPSDFTEIPDDRGSGEAILAIAARVGATRLIDNIPLTFGALT
- a CDS encoding L-aspartate oxidase — protein: MTGIRLTAPAPGWAIDADVVVVGSGVAGLTTALRCAAAGLATVVVTKARLDDGSTRWAQGGIAAALGEGDTPEQHRDDTLVAGAGLCDETAVRTLVTEGPDAVRRLIGTGAHFDTTDSGDIALTREGGHHRRRIAHAGGDATGAEISRALVEAVREAALHTVENALVLDLITDAEGRTAGVTLHVMGEGQHDGVGAVRAPAVVLATGGMGQVFSATTNPSVSTGDGVALALRAGAEVSDLEFVQFHPTVLFLGADSEGQQPLVSEAVRGEGAHLVDASGTRFMLGQHELAELAPRDIVAKAITRQMHLRGTEHMYLDARHFGAEMWERRFPTILAACRAHGIDPVTEPIPVAPAAHYASGGIRTDLRGRTTVPGLYACGEVACTGVHGANRLASNSLLEGLVFAERIAEDIAGNTAEDRAQDMAEDTAGRPRRAEAVASGDGEPAPLLAPESRTAIQRIMTRGAGVLRSAESLATAAEELEALHGRVTADAGTAESKATVPGVEAWEVTNLLLVSRVLVAAARAREETRGCHWREDRPDRDDEHWRRHLVVRITPDRSPDLHRTETAAFPPVRPTD